The DNA segment CGTCGAAGACGGCGAGTCCGGCGACGCCGAGGAGTCGGCCGGCGGCGCGGGCGACATCCCCGACTCGGACGTCGAGATCGTCGCGCAGCGAACCGGCGCGAGCGAGGACGATGCCCGCGAGGCCCTCGAAGCCGCGGACGGCGACCTCGCCGCGGCGGTCGAGCGCCTAGAGTGACGGTCCTGCTGGTCCACGGCGACCGGGAGTATCTGCGCGAACCGGGCGAGGAACTCCAGACCGACCTCGGCGTGCTGGAGGTCCCCGAGGACGTCTCGCACGGCGACACCCTGGAGACGCATCTGGGCGAACGGTTCGAGGTCCGACGCCTCCGCGGCCCGGACCTGTTCAACCACTTCGAGCGCACCGGCGCGCCGATGATGCCTCGCGACGTGGGCCTGGTCGTCGGCCACACCGGCGTCGGCGCGGGCGACCGAGTGCTCGACACCGGCACCGGGACCGGCGTGCTCGCGGCCTACCTCGGTCGGGTGGGCGCGAGCGTGACGACGTTCGAGCGCGACCCCGAGTTCGCCGACATCGCCCGCGAAAACATGGAACTGGCCGACGTGGCGGACCGCGTGGACGTGCGCACCGGCGACCTGACCGAGGAACTGGACGAGTCCGAGGGGACCGACGAACTCGGCCGGTTCGACGTCCTGACCCTCGACACCGGCGACGCCGCCGAGGTTGTCGCGCGAGCGCCCGACCTGCTCGTGCCGGGCGGGTTCGTAGCCGTCTACTCGCCGTTCGTGGAGTCCTC comes from the Halorussus vallis genome and includes:
- a CDS encoding methyltransferase domain-containing protein produces the protein MTVLLVHGDREYLREPGEELQTDLGVLEVPEDVSHGDTLETHLGERFEVRRLRGPDLFNHFERTGAPMMPRDVGLVVGHTGVGAGDRVLDTGTGTGVLAAYLGRVGASVTTFERDPEFADIARENMELADVADRVDVRTGDLTEELDESEGTDELGRFDVLTLDTGDAAEVVARAPDLLVPGGFVAVYSPFVESSRDVVEAAREADLQSIETLETIQRRMDFDDRGSRPSTAGVGHTGYLTFARRP